In Ipomoea triloba cultivar NCNSP0323 chromosome 7, ASM357664v1, a single genomic region encodes these proteins:
- the LOC116024394 gene encoding two-component response regulator ORR24-like produces MPFALPAVVKCRGAIDALRILQEGKEEIDIVLSELHMSRVNGFKLLDQIIGLQIDLPVVMMSSDERVDAIKKIVIQGACGYLLKPVRREEIKLLWQHVVRHKQGNLGKGTRPPQAAEFWDSGEMPRQQKSVENCGSSNNNRDEDTNATATTVKVKKPRLVWTPQLHQQFVAVVNQIGLRNAVPKKILDLMNVPHLTRENVASHLQKYRLHLQRNGDQNSYKRLSIHHLHYEDMVLNKNNAQQAVMPAVFDHPDGRDYNYVNVYNYGGLGRGVGGSTTPMDAINYFSTFSPHQPQSTGYTYNNNNPNQLGNTSSASSKRQQDQTQYNGEGDFGVSLYDFSGTDSNYT; encoded by the exons ATGCCGTTTGCCTTGCCTGCAGTGGTGAAATGTAGAGGGGCTATAGATGCTTTGAGAATCCTTCAAGAGGGTAAAGAGGAGATCGACATTGTTTTAAGCGAGCTACACATGTCTCGCGTCAATGGATTCAAGCTTCTCGATCAAATCATTGGACTTCAAATTGACCTGCCTGTTGTGA TGATGTCGAGTGACGAGAGAGTAGATGCAATAAAGAAGATAGTGATCCAGGGGGCATGTGGCTACTTACTAAAGCCGGTGAGGAGGGAAGAAATCAAGCTCTTATGGCAGCATGTTGTTCGTCACAAACAGGGGAATTTGGGGAAGGGCACAAGGCCGCCGCAGGCGGCGGAGTTTTGGGATTCCGGTGAGATGCCGCGGCAACAGAAAAGTGTAGAAAACTGTGGAAGCTCAAACAATAATAGGGATGAAGATACTAATGCTACTGCTACTACGGTCAAGGTTAAGAAACCGCGATTGGTGTGGACACCACAGCTTCACCAGCAATTTGTGGCTGTTGTCAACCAAATTGGTCTTAGAA ATGCTGTTCCAAAGAAAATATTGGATTTGATGAACGTTCCCCATCTAACCAGAGAAAATGTTGCCAGTCATCTCCAG AAATATCGGCTTCATCTACAAAGAAATGGGGATCAGAATTCATACAAGAGGTTGAGCATTCATCACCTCCATTATGAAGACATGGTGTTGAACAAGAACAATGCACAACAAGCAGTGATGCCAGCGGTGTTCGACCATCCTGACGGCCGTGACTATAACTATGTTAATGTTTACAACTATGGCGGCCTAGGCCGAGGAGTAGGAGGGAGTACAACTCCTATGGACGCAATCAACTACTTTTCGACTTTTTCGCCCCATCAACCCCAATCCACCGGGTatacatacaataataataatcccaaCCAGTTGGGAAACACTTCCTCCGCTTCCAGCAAGCGCCAACAAGATCAGACTCAG TACAATGGCGAAGGAGATTTTGGAGTCTCTTTGTACGATTTTTCTGGCACGGATAGTAATTACACATAA
- the LOC116026232 gene encoding phytochrome A-associated F-box protein, which produces MSENAFSVLSDDIILNIFYKLEDDPRYWARLACVSTKFSSLIRNLCCKSKCSQAIPAVVSDLLSAAAVAAAAAPPGGWAALYKLAFCCPGLLHSGVLLENSDFGLERELGPDEIFTEPALAQSGGSGSQNPASSVKADPDSEQSDCGWSLFDDLMFDTVCDVSESSQARPHVSEAQQAKPATPSGDSCVLKKRKIAGSKRRKIARSCSHLATGPWNLSREQGIKLLASRFREDCLYICDWPGCLHLEQKRNYMLFRGIFKNFKQSRVWRTINDGNRKKIDLNCAFCNSKQTWDLHSAFCLRRYFGFHDDGEPVVRAYVCENGHVSGAWTDWSLYT; this is translated from the coding sequence ATGTCTGAAAATGCTTTCTCTGTGCTCTCCGACGATATCATTCTCAACATTTTCTACAAGCTCGAGGATGATCCTCGCTACTGGGCACGCCTCGCCTGCGTCTCTACCAAATTCTCCTCTCTTATCCGTAATCTCTGCTGCAAATCGAAGTGCTCTCAGGCGATTCCCGCCGTCGTCTCCGATCTTCTCTCTGCCGCCGCGGTCGCGGCGGCGGCAGCACCGCCTGGCGGTTGGGCGGCTCTCTACAAGCTGGCCTTCTGTTGCCCCGGCCTCCTCCACTCCGGCGTGCTCTTGGAGAATTCGGATTTCGGGCTCGAACGCGAGCTCGGACCCGATGAGATCTTCACGGAACCCGCCTTGGCTCAATCTGGTGGATCCGGATCCCAAAATCCGGCTTCTTCGGTGAAGGCGGATCCGGATTCTGAACAATCCGATTGCGGTTGGTCTTTGTTTGACGATCTGATGTTCGATACCGTGTGCGATGTCTCTGAATCGTCACAAGCTCGGCCGCATGTGAGCGAGGCGCAGCAAGCGAAACCGGCGACTCCGAGCGGCGATTCCTGCGTtcttaagaaaagaaaaatcgcCGGATCTAAGAGACGAAAAATCGCCAGATCTTGCTCTCATTTGGCGACCGGTCCCTGGAATTTGAGCCGCGAGCAGGGGATTAAGCTTCTGGCGAGCCGATTCAGAGAGGATTGCCTGTACATCTGCGATTGGCCGGGCTGCCTTCACCTGGAGCAGAAGCGAAACTACATGCTTTTCCGAGGAATCTTCAAGAATTTCAAGCAGTCTAGGGTTTGGAGGACAATCAACGATGGGAACAGGAAAAAGATAGATCTGAATTGCGCATTCTGCAATTCCAAACAGACATGGGACTTGCATTCCGCTTTCTGCCTGAGAAGGTATTTCGGGTTCCACGACGATGGCGAGCCGGTTGTTCGTGCCTATGTTTGCGAGAATGGACATGTTTCAGGTGCCTGGACTGACTGGTCCTTGTATACTTGA